From one Lolium rigidum isolate FL_2022 chromosome 4, APGP_CSIRO_Lrig_0.1, whole genome shotgun sequence genomic stretch:
- the LOC124706690 gene encoding uncharacterized protein LOC124706690, translating to MMIDGQSEGFTDLLIRLFGPGIEFTPDWFPSFPIHSSETSARTSPSSLGSDLSEGSSVPEDAGFGEDGVCSNEPIPDAVESPPSAEWLGSSPELHNESPLPADTHMPTSTESPPSERTWKQRFRRGEIPDSRPASSGRKSALEKAMRRCRDKHSDAIIEPELGMEFDSLPEAFDFYNIYSWEIGSGY from the exons ATGATGATTGACGGACAATCGGAGGGGTTCACCGACCTGCTCATCAG ATTATTTGGGCCAGGGATCGAGTTTACGCCTGATTGGTTTCCGAGCTTTCCGATCCATTCTTCCGAGACAAGCGCCCGAACCTCTCCGTCCAGCTTGGGTTCTGACCTGAGCGAGGGATCCTCTGTTCCAGAGGACGCCGGTTTCGGGGAGGACGGAGTCTGCAGCAACGAGCCAATCCCCGATGCCGTCGAGTCCCCTCCCTCAGCAGAATGGTTGGGGTCATCGCCAGAGTTGCATAATGAATCACCGTTGCCGGCTGATACTCATATGCCGACCTCAACCGAGTCCCCTCCATCAGAGCGCACCTGGAAGCAGAG GTTCCGCCGTGGAGAAATTCCCGATTCTAGGCCCGCGAGTTCAGGGAGGAAGAGTGCACTAGAGAAAGCTATGAGGAGATGCAGGGACAAGCACTCGGACGCTATAATTGAACCAGAGTTAGGGATGGAGTTTGATTCGCTGCCTGAAGCATTTGATTTTTACAACATTTACTCATGGGAGAttgggagtggttactag
- the LOC124706691 gene encoding uncharacterized protein LOC124706691, with protein sequence MSLAKILPPGKVGICLAGAVPGGGRRRRGRPVHAGGEGLPGLRLLPHGLGVVREAAAVGIGAAPRGRAEVAGGGRWGEDEEEIPSVFIRSASALVTILLIYNLPSMILAKLLATLLSN encoded by the exons ATGTCGCTTGCGAAGATACTGCCGCCGGGAAAGGTTGGAATTTGCCTGGCCGGTGCGGTGCCTGGCGGCGGCAGGCGAAGGCGCGGCCGGCCCGTACATGCGGGAGGCGAAGGACTTCCCGGATTGCGGCTTCTCCCACACGGTCTTGGTGTTGTGAGAGAGGCAGCAGCTGTCGGTATTGGTGCTGCTCCTCGCGGCCGTGCGGAGGTCGCTGGCGGCGGCAGGTggggggaggacgaggaggaaatTCCGTCCGTGTTCATCCGCAGTGCCTCAGCGCTAG TGACAATTCTCCTTATTTACAATCTGCCATCAATGATCCTGGCAAAGTTACTGGCCACCCTCTTGTCCAAT TGA